One Streptomyces fagopyri DNA window includes the following coding sequences:
- the rplL gene encoding 50S ribosomal protein L7/L12 produces the protein MAKLSQEELLAQFENLTLIELSEFVKAFEEKFDVTAAAAVAVAGPAGPAAAEAVEEQDEFDVILTGAGEKKIQVIKVVRELTSLGLKEAKDLVDGAPKPVLEKVAKEAAEKAAESLKGAGASVEVK, from the coding sequence ATGGCGAAGCTGTCCCAGGAAGAGCTGCTCGCGCAGTTCGAGAACCTCACCCTCATCGAGCTCTCCGAGTTCGTGAAGGCCTTCGAGGAGAAGTTCGACGTCACCGCCGCCGCCGCGGTCGCCGTTGCCGGTCCGGCCGGCCCCGCCGCCGCTGAGGCCGTCGAGGAGCAGGACGAGTTCGACGTCATCCTCACGGGTGCCGGCGAGAAGAAGATCCAGGTCATCAAGGTCGTGCGTGAGCTCACCTCGCTGGGCCTGAAGGAGGCCAAGGACCTCGTCGACGGCGCTCCGAAGCCCGTCCTCGAGAAGGTCGCCAAGGAGGCCGCCGAGAAGGCCGCCGAGTCCCTCAAGGGCGCCGGCGCCTCCGTCGAGGTCAAGTAG
- the rplJ gene encoding 50S ribosomal protein L10, whose product MARPDKAAAVAELADQFRSSNAAVLTEYRGLTVAQLKTLRRSLGEDAQYAVVKNTLTKIAANEAGISTLDDLFNGPTAVAFITGDPVVSAKGLRDFAKDNPNLVIKGGVLDGKALSADEIKKLADLESREVLLAKLAGAFKGKQTQTARLFQALPSKFVRTAEALRVKQAEQGGAE is encoded by the coding sequence ATGGCAAGGCCCGACAAGGCTGCCGCGGTAGCCGAGCTCGCGGACCAGTTCCGCAGCTCGAACGCCGCCGTGCTGACCGAGTACCGGGGTCTCACCGTGGCGCAGCTCAAGACGCTGCGCCGTTCGCTCGGTGAAGACGCCCAGTACGCCGTGGTGAAGAACACGCTGACCAAGATTGCGGCCAACGAGGCCGGGATCTCCACGCTCGACGACCTGTTCAACGGTCCGACGGCGGTCGCCTTCATCACCGGTGACCCGGTGGTGTCGGCGAAGGGTCTTCGTGACTTCGCCAAGGACAACCCCAACCTCGTCATCAAGGGCGGTGTCCTTGACGGCAAGGCGCTGTCCGCCGACGAGATCAAGAAGCTTGCGGACCTCGAGTCCCGCGAGGTTCTGCTCGCCAAGCTGGCGGGTGCCTTCAAGGGCAAGCAGACGCAGACTGCTCGTCTCTTCCAGGCGCTGCCCTCGAAGTTCGTCCGCACCGCGGAGGCGCTTCGTGTCAAGCAGGCCGAGCAGGGCGGTGCCGAGTAA
- the rpoB gene encoding DNA-directed RNA polymerase subunit beta: MAASRTASTANTNNGASTAPLRISFAKIKEPLEVPNLLALQTESFDWLLGNEAWKARVEAALDSGQDVPTKSGLEEIFEEISPIEDFSGSMSLTFRDHRFEPPKNSIDECKDRDFTYAAPLFVTAEFTNNETGEIKSQTVFMGDFPLMTNKGTFVINGTERVVVSQLVRSPGVYFDSSIDKTSDKDIFSAKVIPSRGAWLEMEIDKRDMVGVRIDRKRKQSVTVLLKALGWTTEQILEEFGEYESMRATLEKDHTQGQDDALLDIYRKLRPGEPPTREAAQTLLENLYFNPKRYDLAKVGRYKVNKKLGGEAPLDAGILTVEDIISSIKYLVKLHAGETETVGDNGTSIVVETDDIDHFGNRRLRNVGELIQNQVRTGLARMERVVRERMTTQDVEAITPQTLINIRPVVASIKEFFGTSQLSQFMDQNNPLSGLTHKRRLSALGPGGLSRERAGFEVRDVHPSHYGRMCPIETPEGPNIGLIGSLASYGRVNAFGFVETPYRKVTGGIVTDDVDYLTADEEDRFVIAQANAPLTDELRFEESRVLVRRRGGEVDYVPGEDVDYMDVSPRQMVSVATAMIPFLEHDDANRALMGANMMRQAVPLIKSEAPLVGTGMEYRCAVDAGDVLKSEKDGVVQEVSADYVTTANDDGTYTTYRLHKFSRSNQGTSVNQKVVVDEGARVIAGQVLADGPATENGEMALGKNLLVAFMPWEGHNYEDAIILSQRLVQDDVLSSIHIEEHEVDARDTKLGPEEITRDIPNVSEEVLADLDERGIIRIGAEVVAGDILVGKVTPKGETELTPEERLLRAIFGEKAREVRDTSLKVPHGEIGKVIGVRVFDREEGDELPPGVNQLVRVYVAQKRKITDGDKLAGRHGNKGVISKILPIEDMPFLEDGTPVDIILNPLGVPSRMNPGQVLEIHLGWLASRGWDVSGLGEEWAQRLQAIGADQVVPGTNVATPVFDGAREDELAGLLQHTIPNRDGERMVLPTGKAPLFDGRSGEPFPEPISVGYMYILKLHHLVDDKLHARSTGPYSMITQQPLGGKAQFGGQRFGEMEVWALEAYGAAYALQELLTIKSDDVTGRVKVYEAIVKGENIPEPGIPESFKVLIKEMQSLCLNVEVLSSDGMSIEMRDTDEDVFRAAEELGIDLSRREPSSVEEV; the protein is encoded by the coding sequence TTGGCCGCCTCGCGCACTGCCTCGACCGCGAATACGAACAACGGCGCCAGCACCGCCCCGCTGCGCATCTCCTTTGCAAAGATCAAGGAGCCCCTCGAGGTTCCGAACCTTCTTGCGCTGCAAACCGAGAGCTTCGACTGGCTGCTCGGAAACGAAGCGTGGAAGGCTCGTGTCGAGGCGGCTCTGGACAGCGGACAGGACGTCCCCACGAAGTCCGGTCTGGAGGAGATCTTCGAGGAGATCTCCCCGATCGAGGACTTCTCCGGGTCGATGTCCCTGACGTTCCGCGACCACCGCTTCGAGCCCCCGAAGAACTCCATCGACGAGTGCAAGGACCGCGACTTCACGTACGCGGCCCCGCTCTTCGTCACCGCCGAGTTCACCAACAACGAGACCGGCGAGATCAAGTCCCAGACGGTCTTCATGGGCGACTTCCCGCTCATGACCAACAAGGGCACCTTCGTCATCAACGGCACCGAGCGTGTCGTGGTGTCCCAGCTGGTCCGCTCGCCGGGTGTCTACTTCGACTCCTCCATCGACAAGACGTCCGACAAGGACATCTTCTCCGCGAAGGTCATCCCCTCCCGGGGCGCCTGGCTGGAGATGGAGATCGACAAGCGCGACATGGTCGGTGTCCGCATCGACCGCAAGCGCAAGCAGTCCGTCACCGTTCTCCTGAAGGCTCTCGGCTGGACCACCGAGCAGATCCTCGAGGAGTTCGGCGAGTACGAGTCCATGCGCGCCACCCTGGAGAAGGACCACACCCAGGGCCAGGACGACGCGCTGCTCGACATCTACCGCAAGCTGCGTCCGGGTGAGCCCCCGACCCGTGAGGCCGCGCAGACGCTGCTCGAGAACCTCTACTTCAACCCGAAGCGCTACGACCTGGCCAAGGTCGGCCGCTACAAGGTCAACAAGAAGCTGGGCGGCGAGGCCCCGCTGGACGCCGGCATCCTGACCGTCGAGGACATCATCTCGTCGATCAAGTACCTGGTGAAGCTGCACGCCGGTGAGACCGAGACCGTTGGCGACAACGGCACCTCGATCGTCGTCGAGACCGACGACATCGACCACTTCGGCAACCGTCGTCTGCGCAACGTCGGCGAGCTCATCCAGAACCAGGTCCGCACGGGTCTGGCTCGTATGGAGCGCGTCGTGCGCGAGCGCATGACGACCCAGGACGTCGAGGCGATCACGCCGCAGACCCTGATCAACATCCGGCCGGTCGTCGCCTCCATCAAGGAGTTCTTCGGCACCAGCCAGCTGTCGCAGTTCATGGACCAGAACAACCCGCTGTCGGGTCTCACCCACAAGCGCCGTCTGTCGGCTCTTGGCCCGGGTGGTCTCTCCCGTGAGCGGGCCGGCTTCGAGGTCCGTGACGTGCACCCCTCGCACTACGGCCGCATGTGCCCGATCGAGACCCCTGAAGGCCCGAACATCGGTCTGATCGGCTCGCTCGCCTCCTACGGCCGGGTCAACGCGTTCGGTTTCGTCGAGACGCCGTACCGCAAGGTCACGGGCGGCATCGTCACCGACGACGTCGACTACCTGACGGCCGACGAAGAGGACCGGTTCGTCATCGCGCAGGCCAACGCGCCGCTGACCGACGAGCTCCGCTTCGAGGAGTCCCGCGTTCTGGTCCGCCGTCGTGGCGGAGAGGTCGACTACGTCCCCGGTGAGGACGTCGACTACATGGACGTCTCGCCGCGCCAGATGGTGTCGGTCGCGACCGCGATGATCCCGTTCCTGGAGCACGACGACGCCAACCGTGCCCTCATGGGCGCGAACATGATGCGCCAGGCCGTTCCGCTCATCAAGTCCGAGGCACCGCTCGTCGGCACCGGCATGGAGTACCGCTGCGCCGTCGACGCCGGCGACGTGCTCAAGTCGGAGAAGGACGGTGTGGTCCAGGAGGTCTCCGCGGACTACGTCACCACCGCCAACGACGACGGCACGTACACCACGTACCGCCTGCACAAGTTCTCCCGCTCCAACCAGGGCACGTCCGTCAACCAGAAGGTTGTCGTCGACGAGGGCGCCCGGGTCATCGCCGGCCAGGTTCTGGCCGACGGCCCGGCGACCGAGAACGGCGAGATGGCGCTCGGCAAGAACCTGCTCGTGGCGTTCATGCCGTGGGAGGGTCACAACTACGAGGACGCGATCATCCTGTCGCAGCGCCTCGTGCAGGACGACGTCCTCTCCTCGATCCACATCGAGGAGCACGAGGTCGACGCCCGTGACACCAAGCTCGGCCCCGAGGAGATCACCCGGGACATCCCGAACGTCTCCGAGGAGGTCCTCGCCGACCTCGACGAGCGCGGCATCATCCGTATCGGTGCCGAGGTCGTCGCCGGCGACATCCTCGTCGGCAAGGTCACGCCCAAGGGCGAGACCGAGCTGACCCCCGAGGAGCGTCTGCTCCGCGCGATCTTCGGTGAGAAGGCGCGCGAGGTGCGCGACACCTCGCTGAAGGTGCCGCACGGCGAGATCGGCAAGGTCATCGGCGTCCGCGTCTTCGACCGTGAAGAGGGCGACGAGCTGCCGCCGGGCGTGAACCAGCTGGTTCGTGTCTACGTGGCGCAGAAGCGCAAGATCACGGACGGTGACAAGCTCGCCGGCCGCCACGGCAACAAGGGCGTCATCTCGAAGATCCTGCCGATCGAGGACATGCCGTTCCTGGAGGACGGCACCCCGGTCGACATCATCCTCAACCCCCTCGGTGTCCCGTCCCGAATGAACCCGGGACAGGTCCTGGAGATCCACCTCGGCTGGCTCGCCAGCCGCGGCTGGGACGTCTCCGGACTCGGCGAGGAATGGGCGCAGCGCCTGCAGGCCATCGGCGCCGACCAGGTCGTCCCGGGCACCAACGTCGCCACCCCCGTCTTCGACGGTGCGCGTGAGGACGAGCTCGCGGGTCTGCTGCAGCACACGATCCCGAACCGTGACGGCGAGCGCATGGTGCTCCCGACCGGCAAGGCGCCGCTGTTCGACGGCCGCTCCGGCGAGCCGTTCCCGGAGCCGATCTCGGTCGGCTACATGTACATCCTCAAGCTCCACCACCTGGTCGACGACAAGCTGCACGCCCGCTCGACCGGTCCGTACTCGATGATCACCCAGCAGCCGCTGGGTGGTAAGGCCCAGTTCGGTGGCCAGCGCTTCGGTGAGATGGAGGTGTGGGCGCTGGAGGCGTACGGCGCCGCTTACGCCCTCCAGGAACTGCTGACCATCAAGTCCGACGACGTGACCGGCCGCGTGAAGGTCTACGAGGCCATCGTCAAGGGCGAGAACATCCCCGAGCCCGGCATCCCCGAGTCCTTCAAGGTGCTCATCAAGGAGATGCAGTCTCTCTGCCTCAACGTGGAGGTGCTGTCCAGCGACGGTATGTCCATCGAAATGCGTGACACCGACGAGGACGTCTTCCGCGCGGCGGAGGAGCTCGGCATCGACCTGTCCCGGCGCGAGCCGAGCAGCGTCGAAGAGGTCTGA